A portion of the Hoylesella buccalis ATCC 35310 genome contains these proteins:
- a CDS encoding PASTA domain-containing protein: MKSSEFFNKFKSFYLWGNLLGMAVAIVLVCLGVRYGLDIYTHHGESIAIPDVKRKSFKEAEKILSQLGFKAVVSDTGYVKTIPPDCVLEQTPAAGDKVKTGRIIYLTINASKSPTITLPDVIDNSSLREAMAKLTAMGFKVGTPQFIPGEKDWVYGILVRGKHVVTGDRISIEDTVIIQAGNGMRDSTDVIDYVDPIYPEYDPSEEDDVDGFEEVTGPVTETEEATTHPQEVKPINPSKTEPTVPQKKEPTVPRKTEPTTPKSPKSTPK; the protein is encoded by the coding sequence ATGAAATCATCTGAATTTTTCAATAAATTTAAGAGCTTTTACCTGTGGGGGAACCTCCTGGGCATGGCCGTCGCCATTGTTTTGGTCTGTCTTGGTGTGCGATATGGCCTTGATATCTACACGCATCACGGTGAATCGATTGCTATTCCCGACGTGAAGCGAAAATCTTTCAAGGAAGCAGAGAAAATATTAAGTCAGTTAGGCTTTAAGGCTGTGGTGAGTGATACGGGATATGTGAAGACAATACCCCCCGACTGCGTGTTGGAACAAACGCCCGCAGCTGGCGACAAGGTGAAGACAGGGCGCATTATCTACCTCACTATCAACGCCTCTAAATCGCCAACCATCACCCTACCCGATGTTATTGACAACAGTTCGCTGCGTGAAGCTATGGCCAAACTCACCGCTATGGGCTTCAAAGTGGGCACACCTCAATTCATTCCAGGCGAGAAAGACTGGGTATACGGCATTCTGGTTCGAGGGAAACATGTGGTGACAGGCGACAGGATTTCCATCGAAGACACGGTGATTATCCAAGCGGGAAACGGCATGCGCGACTCAACTGACGTGATTGACTATGTAGATCCGATTTATCCTGAATATGACCCAAGCGAAGAGGATGACGTTGATGGATTTGAAGAAGTGACGGGACCAGTGACGGAAACGGAAGAAGCAACAACTCATCCACAAGAGGTCAAACCCATCAATCCGAGCAAAACGGAACCCACCGTGCCACAGAAGAAAGAACCGACGGTACCCAGGAAGACCGAACCGACCACGCCTAAATCCCCCAAATCCACTCCAAAATAA
- a CDS encoding acetate kinase, producing MNILVLNCGSSSIKYKLYNMTDESVLAQGGVERIGLDEAFVKVTLPNGEKKKIMHDMPDHKEGVNFVFSLLTDPEIGAIKSLNEIDAVGHRIVQGGDLFEDSVIVDKHVEDGIESLCDLAPVHNAGHLRGLRAVDALMPTTPQVCVFDNAFHSTMPDYAYLYAVPYELYKKYHVRRYGFHGTSHKYVSQRVCEFLGKDIKDMRIITCHIGNGASVTAIKGGKCIDTSMGLTPLAGVMMGSRSGDIDPSAVTYLMEKLGKKPQEMADFLNKESGVLGITGISSDMREIESAAEEGNEKALLALKMYNYRIKKYIGAYAAVMGGVDIIVWTAGVGENQIGTRLEACSGLEFLGVKMDAEANKVRGKEAIISAPDSKVTVCVIPTDEEIVIARDTMRLVSEK from the coding sequence ATGAACATCTTAGTATTAAACTGCGGAAGCAGCTCTATCAAGTATAAACTCTACAACATGACCGATGAGTCAGTGTTGGCTCAGGGAGGTGTAGAACGTATTGGTCTCGATGAGGCCTTTGTGAAAGTAACATTGCCCAATGGCGAGAAAAAGAAAATCATGCACGACATGCCCGACCACAAAGAAGGCGTGAACTTCGTATTCTCTTTGCTCACCGACCCCGAGATTGGGGCTATCAAGTCATTAAACGAGATTGATGCCGTAGGGCATCGTATCGTGCAAGGCGGTGACCTGTTCGAGGATAGCGTGATTGTAGATAAGCATGTGGAAGACGGAATCGAGAGCCTGTGCGATTTGGCTCCCGTACACAATGCGGGTCATCTTCGTGGCTTGCGTGCCGTGGATGCACTCATGCCCACCACACCACAGGTGTGTGTGTTCGACAATGCGTTCCATAGCACCATGCCCGATTATGCTTACCTCTATGCAGTGCCATACGAACTGTACAAAAAATATCATGTACGCCGTTACGGCTTCCATGGCACCAGTCACAAATATGTGTCACAACGTGTGTGCGAATTCTTAGGTAAGGACATCAAGGACATGCGCATCATCACCTGCCACATCGGCAATGGTGCCAGTGTTACAGCCATCAAGGGCGGCAAGTGCATCGATACCTCCATGGGATTGACCCCCTTGGCTGGTGTGATGATGGGCTCGCGTTCGGGCGACATCGACCCATCTGCTGTTACCTATCTCATGGAGAAGTTAGGCAAGAAGCCTCAAGAGATGGCCGACTTTCTGAATAAGGAGAGTGGTGTGCTCGGTATTACCGGCATCTCATCAGACATGCGCGAGATAGAATCAGCAGCCGAAGAGGGCAATGAGAAGGCTCTGTTGGCACTGAAGATGTATAACTACCGCATTAAGAAATACATTGGTGCCTACGCTGCTGTTATGGGTGGCGTTGATATCATCGTGTGGACGGCTGGCGTAGGCGAGAATCAGATAGGTACTCGCCTCGAGGCTTGCAGTGGATTAGAGTTCTTGGGTGTGAAGATGGATGCCGAAGCCAACAAGGTTCGTGGCAAGGAAGCCATCATCTCTGCGCCAGATTCCAAGGTCACCGTTTGTGTGATTCCTACCGATGAAGAGATTGTCATCGCACGCGACACCATGCGATTGGTATCAGAAAAATAA
- a CDS encoding outer membrane beta-barrel family protein, whose translation MRCRMFFLGCILVSTLSIHAQVQSSKDSLTMESMMHNLPEVMVKGSRPIVKAERGMLLYNMPLLLKQLPADNAYEALTRIPGVSDATGSISLLGNAVTLIINGQATTLTQEQLAERLKAMPAAQLAKAEVMLSAPARYHVRGMAINIVTKDYAGTNRLSGQMVGGLQQSKYSTGFGNLALSMQRGKFGLDAQYQYVNGNSYREASHIANHPLGSKRVNYYDETWQKSFGITHDYRLGMNYAFSKNHRLDIAYTGNWKKASSNNQTTGLSVSRTHLDSHAYLHNVDVNYSLPFGLTLGGSYTYYRTPQQQWLDGTMQVNANTTETKRNLTSGSEQTINKWMFTADQTHSLAHGWGLSYGVKGQFASNKSYQSTLDKKGNILPNATSSVDINERIWNMYAGFSKQVNKAISFEASVAAEQYHSPMWDKWRIYPTLNALWSINDNHLLNLSFNSNSVFPSYWSTMSNVFYSSTYTEVHGNPDLKPYSYYNVNLMWQIKKRYTLMAFASLKPDYSVQLPYQTADRVAVIMKETNFDYSNSFGLQASAIFSAGKWLNGNVFAVGTYRHEKSSHFFDLPFNRKKLSAILGGTASVKLCKTQDLRLILNPFFQSKAIQGVYDISPIFRMNAKLQWSSNDGKWGLRLNGNNIFNYKYDTRSVQGNQDYRMKLNNNWSTVTFAVVYKFGGYKEKKVKEVDTSRMGH comes from the coding sequence ATGAGATGTAGAATGTTTTTCTTGGGATGTATCTTAGTATCCACCTTATCCATTCATGCACAAGTGCAAAGTTCAAAGGATTCACTCACCATGGAATCCATGATGCACAATCTTCCTGAAGTAATGGTAAAGGGCTCGCGCCCCATCGTCAAGGCAGAGCGTGGTATGCTATTGTACAATATGCCGTTGCTGTTGAAGCAGTTGCCTGCCGACAACGCTTACGAGGCCCTCACACGCATTCCCGGTGTCAGCGATGCCACTGGTAGTATCTCCCTCTTGGGCAATGCGGTGACGCTGATTATCAATGGACAAGCCACTACGTTGACGCAAGAACAGCTGGCAGAACGACTGAAAGCGATGCCTGCCGCACAGTTGGCAAAGGCCGAGGTGATGTTGTCTGCCCCAGCTCGCTATCATGTTCGTGGCATGGCTATCAACATTGTTACGAAAGATTATGCCGGCACCAATCGGTTGTCGGGACAGATGGTTGGTGGATTGCAGCAAAGCAAATATTCAACTGGCTTTGGTAATCTTGCCCTTTCCATGCAAAGAGGCAAGTTTGGACTGGATGCGCAATATCAATACGTTAACGGCAATTCATACCGTGAGGCTTCGCACATAGCCAATCATCCTTTGGGCAGCAAACGTGTAAACTATTATGACGAAACTTGGCAGAAGTCGTTTGGCATCACACACGACTACCGATTGGGTATGAATTATGCGTTCAGCAAGAATCATCGTCTCGACATTGCCTATACCGGAAATTGGAAAAAGGCCAGCTCCAACAACCAAACGACAGGTTTGAGTGTAAGCAGAACGCACCTTGACAGTCATGCGTACTTGCATAATGTGGATGTCAACTACTCACTTCCTTTCGGACTCACCCTTGGCGGCTCGTACACCTACTATCGCACGCCGCAGCAACAATGGCTTGACGGCACGATGCAGGTGAATGCAAATACGACAGAAACAAAACGCAACCTGACAAGTGGCAGTGAGCAGACCATCAACAAATGGATGTTTACGGCGGACCAAACCCATTCATTGGCGCATGGATGGGGGTTGTCGTATGGCGTGAAAGGACAGTTTGCGAGCAACAAGAGCTATCAGAGCACCCTCGATAAGAAGGGAAACATCTTGCCCAATGCGACCAGCAGCGTTGACATCAATGAGCGGATATGGAACATGTATGCAGGTTTCAGCAAACAGGTCAACAAGGCAATCAGTTTTGAGGCTTCCGTTGCTGCCGAGCAATACCACTCTCCGATGTGGGATAAATGGCGCATCTATCCTACGCTCAATGCTTTGTGGAGCATCAACGACAACCATTTGCTCAACCTCTCCTTCAATTCCAATTCAGTGTTTCCGAGCTATTGGTCAACCATGAGCAATGTGTTTTACTCATCCACCTACACAGAGGTACATGGCAATCCCGATTTGAAACCATACTCCTATTATAATGTCAACCTGATGTGGCAGATAAAAAAACGTTATACGCTGATGGCTTTCGCAAGTCTGAAGCCAGATTATTCCGTGCAGTTGCCTTATCAGACAGCAGACCGAGTGGCTGTCATCATGAAAGAAACCAACTTCGATTATTCAAATAGCTTCGGATTGCAGGCCTCTGCCATCTTCAGTGCAGGCAAATGGCTCAACGGAAACGTGTTTGCCGTAGGAACTTATAGACACGAAAAGAGTAGCCATTTCTTCGACTTGCCATTCAATCGCAAGAAACTTTCTGCCATACTTGGTGGTACCGCATCGGTAAAACTTTGCAAAACACAGGACTTGCGCCTTATTCTGAATCCTTTCTTTCAGTCGAAAGCAATACAGGGCGTTTACGACATCAGTCCCATCTTCCGAATGAATGCCAAACTGCAATGGTCGTCAAACGATGGAAAATGGGGGCTGCGCCTCAATGGCAACAACATCTTCAACTACAAATACGACACTCGTTCCGTACAAGGCAACCAAGACTATCGTATGAAACTTAACAACAATTGGTCGACAGTTACTTTTGCTGTTGTCTATAAGTTCGGCGGTTACAAGGAAAAGAAAGTTAAGGAAGTTGATACCTCACGAATGGGACACTAA
- a CDS encoding D-alanine--D-alanine ligase → MNDLKRNIAIVCGGDSSEYDVSIRSAQGLYSFFDKERYNVYIVTIKGQDWNVCFDNGDTASIDKNDFSFVKEGEAVLFDYAYITIHGTPGENGIMQGYFELLHIPYSTSGVLVEAMTFNKYVLNNYLAAFGVKVAKSMLVKRGEEDQLCEQEVQDVLGMPCFVKPVADGSSFGVTKVKNTDQLAPALRRAFMESDTAMIEHYMDGTELSIGCYKTREKSVVFPATEVVSSNEFFDYDAKYNGQVQEITPARISEQTAKEVAEQTSKIYDILQCNGIIRIDYIITKDEAGQDVVNMLEVNTTPGMTPTSFIPQQVRAAGLNITDVLTEIVENQF, encoded by the coding sequence ATGAATGATCTGAAACGAAACATTGCCATCGTCTGCGGTGGCGATTCATCAGAATACGACGTATCCATACGTTCGGCACAAGGCCTCTATTCGTTTTTCGATAAAGAGCGATACAATGTCTACATCGTCACCATCAAGGGACAAGACTGGAACGTTTGCTTTGACAACGGCGACACAGCCAGCATCGACAAAAACGACTTCTCGTTCGTTAAAGAAGGCGAAGCCGTGCTTTTCGACTACGCCTATATCACCATTCACGGCACCCCAGGTGAGAATGGCATCATGCAAGGCTACTTTGAGCTGTTGCACATACCCTACTCTACCAGCGGTGTGTTGGTGGAAGCAATGACCTTCAATAAATACGTATTGAACAACTACCTCGCTGCATTCGGCGTCAAAGTGGCCAAAAGTATGTTGGTGAAACGTGGAGAAGAGGACCAACTCTGCGAGCAGGAGGTGCAAGACGTCCTTGGCATGCCCTGCTTTGTCAAGCCTGTTGCTGACGGTTCGAGCTTCGGCGTCACCAAAGTGAAGAACACAGACCAGCTGGCTCCGGCTTTGCGCAGGGCCTTCATGGAGAGCGACACGGCCATGATTGAGCATTACATGGATGGAACCGAACTGTCCATCGGCTGCTACAAGACCCGCGAGAAGAGCGTGGTGTTCCCTGCGACAGAGGTGGTGAGCAGCAACGAATTCTTCGATTACGACGCCAAATACAACGGACAGGTGCAGGAAATCACGCCTGCCCGCATCTCTGAGCAAACGGCCAAGGAGGTTGCTGAGCAAACAAGTAAAATCTATGACATCCTACAATGCAACGGCATCATCCGCATTGACTACATCATCACCAAGGACGAAGCGGGCCAAGACGTGGTGAACATGCTCGAGGTGAACACCACTCCGGGCATGACACCAACCAGCTTTATTCCACAACAGGTACGCGCCGCTGGCCTGAACATCACCGACGTGCTGACCGAAATCGTAGAAAATCAATTCTAA
- a CDS encoding 1-acyl-sn-glycerol-3-phosphate acyltransferase, whose amino-acid sequence MHIPSEFDSIRPFEPEELPKVFDQLLADPQFQQVLAYLYPNVPTDAIAQRLHTCKTNVDFQKAFCYEFLKKLLAQKAKSCDMDATAISNKRNYTFISNHRDIVLDSGLLAKLLIDHCFPTTCEIAIGDNLLSLPWVKDLVRVNKAFIVERSVSFREMLATSKRLSAYMHFAIGEKKENIWIAQREGRAKDSDDRTAESILKMMAMGGEGNIIDRLQQLHLVPLAISYEYDPCDYLKAAEFQLKRDNPDWQKGPQDDIVSMQTGIMGYKGHIHYHCAPCIDDYLGTLDANMPKADLYRMIAAHIDQEIHRNYRIYPNNYVAYDLLEGNSAASSHYTPQDKAAFEQYLSDQLAKIDIPNKDDAYLRERMLTMYANPLKNHLAAC is encoded by the coding sequence ATGCATATCCCATCCGAATTCGACTCCATCCGTCCCTTCGAGCCCGAAGAGCTGCCGAAAGTGTTCGATCAACTGTTGGCCGACCCACAGTTTCAGCAGGTTTTGGCCTATCTTTATCCCAACGTGCCAACGGATGCAATTGCCCAACGGCTGCATACCTGCAAGACGAACGTTGACTTTCAGAAGGCTTTCTGCTATGAATTCTTGAAGAAGCTGTTGGCGCAGAAAGCCAAGAGTTGCGACATGGATGCCACGGCCATCAGCAATAAGCGCAACTACACGTTCATCAGCAACCACCGCGACATTGTTCTCGACTCGGGACTGTTGGCAAAACTGCTGATAGACCACTGCTTTCCGACTACCTGCGAGATTGCCATTGGCGACAACCTGCTATCGCTGCCATGGGTCAAAGACCTGGTGCGGGTCAACAAGGCCTTCATCGTTGAGCGCAGTGTGTCGTTCCGAGAGATGCTCGCCACCAGCAAACGGCTCTCCGCCTACATGCACTTCGCCATCGGAGAGAAGAAAGAAAACATCTGGATTGCACAACGCGAGGGACGTGCGAAGGATTCAGACGACCGCACGGCAGAGAGCATATTGAAGATGATGGCCATGGGTGGAGAGGGCAACATCATCGACCGACTGCAACAACTGCATCTGGTTCCGCTGGCCATCTCGTACGAATACGACCCCTGCGACTACCTCAAAGCGGCCGAGTTTCAACTGAAGCGCGACAATCCTGACTGGCAAAAAGGACCGCAAGACGACATCGTGAGCATGCAAACGGGCATCATGGGCTACAAGGGGCACATCCACTATCACTGTGCACCCTGCATAGACGATTACCTCGGCACACTGGATGCCAACATGCCGAAGGCTGATTTGTACCGCATGATAGCCGCGCACATCGACCAAGAGATACACCGTAACTACCGCATCTATCCCAATAACTACGTCGCCTACGACCTGTTGGAAGGGAACAGCGCCGCATCGAGCCACTACACCCCGCAGGACAAAGCTGCATTTGAGCAATATCTGTCGGACCAACTCGCCAAGATAGACATCCCCAACAAGGATGATGCCTACTTGAGAGAGCGCATGCTGACGATGTATGCTAATCCCCTAAAAAATCATTTGGCCGCATGTTGA
- the pta gene encoding phosphate acetyltransferase yields MDLLQQIVERAKADKQRIVLPEALEERTLRAADRVLADDIADIILIGNPTEIHKMAEARALKNIDKATIIDPENNPKSEEYATLLAELRKKKGMTLEQARELVKNPLYLGCMIIKTEGADGQISGALSTTGDTLRPALQIIKCAPGVTCVSGAMLLITQAKEYGENGVVVMGDVAVTPVPDVDQLAQIAVTTAATAKSVAGFKEPRVAMLSFSTKGSASHEVVAKVAEATKLAKQRAPQLKIDGELQADAALVMSVGQKKAPGSAIAGNANVLVVPNLEVGNISYKLVQRLGNAIAIGPILQGIARPVNDLSRGCSVDDIYYMVAITACQAQDAKKEE; encoded by the coding sequence ATGGATTTATTACAGCAAATTGTTGAGCGAGCAAAAGCCGACAAACAACGTATTGTGCTCCCCGAAGCATTGGAGGAGCGAACGCTACGTGCCGCTGACCGTGTATTGGCCGACGACATTGCAGACATCATCTTGATTGGTAACCCAACGGAGATTCACAAAATGGCAGAAGCGCGAGCGCTGAAGAATATCGACAAGGCTACCATCATTGACCCTGAAAACAATCCCAAGAGTGAAGAATATGCTACACTGTTAGCCGAACTGCGCAAGAAAAAGGGCATGACCCTTGAGCAAGCACGTGAGTTGGTGAAGAATCCTTTATACTTGGGCTGTATGATTATCAAGACCGAAGGTGCTGATGGACAGATTAGTGGTGCCTTGAGTACTACGGGAGATACGTTGCGCCCTGCATTGCAAATCATCAAGTGTGCGCCCGGTGTCACTTGCGTGAGTGGTGCCATGCTGTTGATTACGCAGGCAAAGGAGTATGGCGAAAATGGTGTAGTGGTTATGGGTGACGTGGCAGTTACCCCTGTTCCCGATGTAGATCAGTTAGCTCAAATTGCCGTTACCACGGCAGCGACGGCCAAGAGTGTGGCAGGTTTTAAAGAACCACGCGTAGCCATGTTGAGTTTCTCCACCAAGGGAAGTGCCTCTCATGAGGTCGTTGCGAAAGTGGCAGAAGCTACAAAATTGGCAAAGCAGCGTGCACCACAACTCAAAATCGATGGCGAGTTACAAGCCGATGCCGCTTTGGTGATGTCGGTAGGACAAAAGAAAGCACCGGGAAGTGCTATCGCTGGCAATGCCAACGTATTGGTGGTTCCCAATTTGGAAGTAGGAAACATTAGCTACAAGCTGGTGCAGCGTTTGGGCAATGCCATTGCCATAGGTCCTATCTTGCAAGGAATTGCACGCCCAGTGAACGACCTTAGCCGTGGTTGCTCGGTAGATGATATCTATTATATGGTGGCCATCACCGCTTGCCAGGCACAAGATGCCAAGAAAGAGGAGTAG
- a CDS encoding RluA family pseudouridine synthase: MAEEAQDMTLLEDDEEQQLYEHFRIVVDKGQEPLRVDKYMFERLKHSSRNRIQKAADAGFVHVNDQPVKSNYKVRPLDVITLMLDAPQHDHTIEAEDIPLDIVYEDTDLMVVNKAPGMVVHPGAGNFHGTLINAVAWHLKDLTSFDANNPAVGLVHRIDKDTSGLLVIAKTPVAKTKLGLQFFNKTTHRSYNALVWGNFNEEEGRIEGNIGRDPRDRLRMNVFPPDSEIGKSAVTHYHILERFGYVTLVECILETGRTHQIRAHMKHIGHPLFGDERYGGTEILRGQRSSTYKAFIQNCFKVCNRQALHAKTLGFVHPTTGRQMDFTSDLPNDMQQLLNKWSIYVHGTNNDTFEE, encoded by the coding sequence ATGGCTGAAGAAGCACAGGACATGACGTTGTTGGAAGACGATGAGGAACAGCAACTTTATGAGCATTTCCGCATCGTGGTTGACAAAGGACAGGAGCCTTTGCGGGTGGACAAATATATGTTTGAACGCCTGAAACATTCCAGTCGCAACCGTATTCAAAAGGCCGCGGATGCTGGATTCGTGCATGTAAACGACCAACCCGTGAAGAGCAACTACAAAGTTCGCCCTTTGGATGTCATCACGCTGATGCTGGATGCGCCGCAACACGACCATACCATCGAGGCCGAAGACATTCCCTTGGACATCGTGTATGAAGATACCGACCTCATGGTGGTTAACAAAGCGCCCGGCATGGTGGTGCATCCGGGTGCCGGAAACTTTCACGGAACGCTGATTAACGCCGTGGCTTGGCACCTGAAAGACTTGACTTCTTTCGACGCCAACAACCCCGCAGTGGGGCTTGTTCATCGCATCGACAAAGACACCAGCGGACTGTTGGTCATCGCCAAGACGCCTGTTGCCAAGACAAAGCTTGGACTTCAGTTCTTCAACAAGACCACTCACCGTAGCTACAACGCCTTGGTGTGGGGCAACTTCAACGAGGAGGAAGGGCGCATAGAGGGCAACATCGGGCGAGACCCAAGAGACAGGTTGCGCATGAACGTGTTTCCACCCGACAGTGAGATAGGCAAAAGCGCCGTTACACATTATCACATACTGGAGCGCTTCGGCTATGTAACGCTCGTAGAATGTATCCTGGAAACGGGAAGAACGCATCAGATACGCGCCCACATGAAACACATTGGGCACCCGCTGTTCGGCGATGAGCGATATGGTGGTACCGAAATTCTGCGCGGACAACGCAGCTCAACCTACAAAGCATTCATCCAAAACTGTTTCAAGGTGTGCAACCGACAAGCCTTGCACGCCAAGACATTGGGATTTGTACACCCCACAACAGGCCGACAAATGGACTTTACCTCCGACTTGCCCAACGACATGCAGCAGCTTCTCAACAAGTGGAGCATCTATGTTCACGGCACTAACAACGATACTTTTGAAGAATAA
- a CDS encoding RagB/SusD family nutrient uptake outer membrane protein codes for MKNYIKVAAALAFTFGIVGCNLDPEVSEYETQQRHDELIANPETQTGVAKAAIAKIYTIFQDFYSSHDDFGLKAFQIATDMMCEDVAYQNWNWFQFDYQIDNRMENYRRTRSTWGQFYEIIAKVNLHLETYFAQESTDPGVLAAKGEALALRGIAYFHLVNFYQHTYKGHEAALGVPLALKSTDQNLPRATVQEVYKQIIEDLTFAVKNCKITGVRTDVDRAVAAAYLAKAYAQMEDWANVETYAKIAAEGGSDKVTEPARGWDIGQADILWGYDINSQNSTLWASYWSHMDHFLARGYAAGGKTKLIYNYLYNQIPKTDSRRKLWINKEEYPDVVSSMLAQTHNPEMSSKDDLDDFEQVKFIAGEAGMEQDYCFIRVQDPILLEIEALVEQNKLSEAQAELNAFAKKRNPAFEAPATQDALRKEVRFQRRIELWGEGTNWFDMKRWKETIDRTKGYKVKGKDGKEVEVLSNHKASAQKKMATDHKDFLHQLPVKEINANPNLKQNP; via the coding sequence ATGAAAAATTATATAAAAGTTGCAGCTGCACTCGCTTTCACGTTCGGTATCGTAGGGTGCAATCTCGATCCTGAGGTTTCAGAATATGAAACTCAGCAGCGACATGACGAATTGATTGCTAATCCCGAGACACAGACAGGGGTTGCAAAAGCTGCCATTGCGAAGATCTATACGATTTTCCAAGATTTTTATTCGTCTCATGATGATTTCGGTTTGAAAGCATTCCAGATAGCTACTGATATGATGTGTGAGGATGTGGCTTATCAAAACTGGAACTGGTTCCAGTTTGATTACCAAATCGATAACCGTATGGAGAATTATCGCCGTACCCGTTCTACATGGGGACAATTCTATGAAATCATTGCAAAGGTGAATCTGCACTTGGAAACTTACTTTGCACAAGAATCAACCGACCCTGGAGTGTTGGCTGCAAAAGGTGAGGCTTTGGCTCTTCGTGGCATTGCTTATTTCCACTTGGTTAACTTCTATCAGCATACGTACAAAGGACACGAAGCTGCTTTGGGCGTGCCTTTGGCGTTGAAATCGACCGACCAGAATCTGCCTCGTGCCACCGTACAAGAGGTGTATAAGCAGATTATTGAGGACTTGACCTTTGCTGTTAAGAACTGTAAGATCACAGGTGTTCGCACAGATGTCGACCGTGCCGTGGCTGCTGCTTACTTGGCTAAGGCTTATGCACAAATGGAAGATTGGGCGAATGTGGAAACTTATGCCAAGATTGCTGCCGAAGGTGGTTCTGATAAGGTGACGGAGCCTGCTCGTGGATGGGATATTGGTCAGGCTGATATCTTGTGGGGATATGACATCAACTCACAAAACTCTACGCTGTGGGCATCTTACTGGAGCCACATGGACCATTTCTTGGCTCGTGGATATGCAGCCGGTGGAAAAACAAAACTGATTTACAACTATCTGTACAACCAGATTCCGAAGACCGACTCACGTAGAAAACTTTGGATCAATAAGGAGGAATATCCTGATGTAGTCTCTTCTATGCTTGCCCAAACACACAATCCAGAAATGAGTTCAAAGGATGATCTCGATGATTTTGAGCAGGTGAAGTTTATCGCTGGTGAGGCTGGTATGGAACAAGATTATTGCTTTATTCGCGTTCAAGATCCTATCTTGCTCGAAATAGAAGCATTGGTTGAACAGAACAAATTAAGCGAAGCACAGGCAGAGCTTAACGCTTTTGCTAAAAAACGCAACCCTGCTTTCGAGGCTCCTGCTACACAAGACGCACTTCGCAAGGAAGTTCGTTTCCAACGTCGTATAGAACTTTGGGGCGAAGGTACCAACTGGTTTGATATGAAACGTTGGAAGGAAACCATTGACCGCACCAAGGGTTACAAAGTGAAAGGTAAGGACGGCAAGGAAGTTGAAGTTCTTTCTAACCACAAGGCTTCTGCACAAAAGAAAATGGCAACAGACCATAAGGATTTCTTGCATCAACTTCCTGTAAAGGAAATCAATGCTAATCCTAACTTGAAGCAAAATCCTTAA